From the Musa acuminata AAA Group cultivar baxijiao chromosome BXJ3-1, Cavendish_Baxijiao_AAA, whole genome shotgun sequence genome, the window ATTGCATGTACAAATCTGTGATTTTGCCATTCTGAATTCATTCTTCTGGTGGTTTATGATTTTGAACCAAAATGGTGACAAGTGAATTGATAGCAAGACTGATATTCGCGGGATTTGAAATGTGCTATTTAAATAAATGTCTGTTTCATGTGATTTCAGTCAACATTCATGAATGGTTTCATCTGGACAATTTGCAATCATCGTCCAGGTCATCTCATCTTCTCTCTTCTAACGATATTTTTTTCCTTGGTATAGGCTTTTCTTGTCAATTCATGAATTTAGAACTTTGATACTCCTATTTCCACGAGGTACTCACGAATTATAGTAGTCCTGTTAGTGATTATGTACAACTTTATTATGAGTAGATATGATGTCTAATTTCTAATTCAAGTGCCTAACGGGTTGTGAGGATTGTGAAATCATTAGAAGTTGAGATTTGGAAGATCTAGGTGACTCAAATCCATTTAAGGGCCAATTAGTTCTCTACTTGTGATAGTAAATGATCTGAGCTCAATGCCAAGAAGGCTCCATGGAAGTTTTGTCAAAGCCTTGTGATCATCTGTTGACCTAAGGTCAAATCTCTAAAGCTAGTGTTAGATAAAAAGTTCTATCTAAAGGACTTGTAGGTGGATAAAAAGATCCATGTTATTTTGGCATCTTAAGCTCCTGTAATTATATAATATTGTGTGACCTGATAAGATTTTAGATATAATACGACAAGCTTTGCCATGGAGAGCATTATTCATGTTTTAAATGCCTATAATTAAAAAGGTGATTACGTAAATTATGACCACAAACAATTAAGCAACCGAAATGCCATTGGTGTAATAACCAATTTAAAGAAAACAAGGGCTTCTGTTCTTATATGATGGACACATTGAACTTGATCAAGTTCAATTTAGGTCCAGGCATCTAGCTGGTTTTACTGTTTGGTAGAAACCTGGTCAGGTCATGGTTAGATGCAGTTTTGCTTCTTCAATCTGACAGTGGAACTGAACCAGATAGGTGTTCATTTCCCAGTTTTCCTGTCGGACATGCCAGTCTGATCCAGTTCTGATAAATATGCTTCTGAAATACCTTGGTTAACAGACTGATATCTTAAACATGTGTCTACATTTTGAGAATTTTGTTTCGTGATCACATTGTACAGTTTAATGCATTCAAATATTATCATGCTCGTGAAATGTAGCGCCTGCAATTTACCTGTTGCTTTCTTTGTTAACAGAAGAAGAATTCTGATGCCATTCACTCTTACCAGCAAACTAAAAGCATACATGGATTTCATCATGTTGTGCTTTGTCCCTATGTTCAAGTTGTGTCGGTTTCCCCATTTTTCATTTGTAGCATTTCATACGTTGCCCCAACTATATATCTTAACTGAGAATAACAGCGAAACAATCTCCATATCATGTTGCAACTGCTTTATCCAACATCTCAATTGCATGGTACAAAGAGCTTAATCTTCAATGGGAACTTCATTTTGTCTTGCAGGTATGTTGTCGATGCAGCGGACCGTGATAACTTGCCCACCTCAAGAAGTGAACtacacgatcttttaagcaagccATCGCTCAGTGGAATCCCGTTGCTGGTGCTTGGAAACAAAATCGACAAGCCTGAAACTATGTCGAAGCAGGGCTTTACAGATGAAATGTAACAAATCACCAATTCCTCAATTGTTCTAGTACTTGTCCATGGTAGAAAAGCAGGACCTGTGATGTTAGTGCTTCCCCCATTCTAACCATTGCTCTGCATTGCAGGGGCCTGAGATCTATCGCGGACAGAGAAGTCTGTTGCTTCATGATCTCATGCAAGAACTCAACCAACATCGACTCTGTCATACATTGGCTTGTGAAGCATTCAAAGTCGACGAACTGAGCTCTGGGTATCGTACTATCTTGTAGCTTATCTAGGTTGCTCGTGGTTTTTTATGCTGATATCTCTCTTGGTTGGCTGAGCTTACGGCTTGTATTAATTGCCTGTTACCCAAAGGCTTATTCATATTATGTGCAACCGGTGGCTCGCACTGTTGCCATTCATGTCATGTTAAATTATTGTTCTGAATGAAATAACCTTTGCACCTCGTCAAGGCATATTGATGATATTGTATTTGAGGTACATTAGTGTGGAAAAAATCTTCTTCATTTAGGATCTTGAGAATAAAATGTTAGTCAAAGGTGTAATTGATGATATCCATATATCTATTCAGTAGGATTATTTCTACATGTTTAATTGTGATTTAACAATCTACTTGTTCACAATCATAAATCATTGAACATTTTGTGATAGAATAGTTATAACCTTTGCTTATGCTCGAGTTCCTAGAGAGAAACCCTTCTCAGGTCAGTAATATGACTGACCTGGATCTGTTTTTGTTTGATAGATTCACCATTTCAGCATCATTACAAACCCAATAGACCCGAGATAGGATACATGTAATAGTATGCATTCATATCTACTAACATCACATGACATAATAACACCTGGGCTTACATTCATCAGTTGAATGTACCAATTTGTTGGCAAATTTGTATGGATGCATGCAAACCACATGCAAAAGTTCCTAACAGAAatttatcatcaaaagactatctatGACTTAGAACAATGTTGCATAAAAGTGAAATTGGCGTTTAATGTAACACAAACAGGCTACCAATTCTCAAAAATGGGTTTAACTACGCATTCACGGTTGACACCAGCTAATTCAAGGTCTTATAACCAACCCTCACTAAGATGCTCCAAACATTGTTGAGACATCAGCAAGAAGCTCAATAGAACACCGAAATAACTGTCAAGATCGTACCATCCCTAGGAATTTGTATCACTGTAAACAATGGTTCCAATTCTTTGTGATATGAAGGCTCATTCTTTTAGGCGCCAGCAACTTCAGATTCACCTTCCATCTGGACATCTTCTGCAGGTCTGTCCACCTTGACACCCACATCCTCCTTGAAGTCACCATGGACCTGTATCAGAAATATAGGTGCCTTGCAGTGAGATACGTGTGTCCACATTTAATGAATGCAAAGGTGATGTTTAGACTAGGGTAATTGATAAACAACAGGAGTACCTCCATAAGCTTTCCCAAGTCAAACTTGGGGGCCTTCAAGATTTTTACTTTGCGGATGTACACATTTTGGAGAGGGAAAATGCTTGAAGTTGCTTTCTCAATCTCCTTTCCAATTACATCAGGAATGAACTTCAGCACCAAATCCTTCAGATCACAGGTTGTAGCTTGATTGACCATAATTTCCCTCATTTTGCGGCGTATCTGAAACAAGACGGATGACATAACCCTAAATTTCTCCAACCAAAGTTCATTGCTAGAAAACAGAAGCCTGTACAGTGTGATGAACTTACCTGTCTTATCTGACTGGATTGGGCATAACAAGTGCGCTTGACCTGGTTTGGGCGCCTCTTGGTGAAAGCAATGCAAAACAGTCGCAGAGTGTAATTGTCGGTAGTCTTCACATCAACATGTGCTTCAATCAGAGTCTGCCACTTGCGGACTATATGTCTGAGCTTGTCAGTCGTCAAGTCCATGccctgaagaagaggaagagatcaACTCGAGATTCAAGAGTTACAAAATCACAGTGAAACACAAACCATACCCAGAAGTTGGTGAGAACATTTTTTCCTTGTACATCCTCTGATCGGAGCCGAATCTTCCTGTGGGCCTGGTCCTCATCATTCTGAAGGTCAGCTAAAGAGACCTCAAACACTCTGTGCTTGAGGCCCTCGGATGCAATCTGATGGAAGGAAGAAACCACTGTTGATCCAACTTATCATGGGAAGAAATATTCAGGCATAACTGACACATCCTAGGAAAATTGATGGATAAACTATGACGAAAAAAACCATAGATAGACTGATTTCTAAGTCATGATTGACATATAAGAAGAATGCCAGATTATACTGACAATGAAGGAAGTACAGTACTCAAGATTTTTCATAACATACAATTATTAGCCTTAAATGGCATATGAAAGTGTTCTGGAGGGAACGGTTTGATCTTCATAATTTTTACAATAGAAATTTCataatttttacaaaaaaaactattttttttgtgAACAAAGTTTTAGACACTAGTTCCATTTCAATGTTTACGCTTTCAGAAAAAGCTTTTCTGACGCTCAAAGTCCTCTCCCATCTCTTTGTATACCTTACACAAATTATTGTTCCTCAGCAATAAAAAACCCTTCCAAAGTGCATAGGTCAATTAAGAAACGCATTGGTCAGCTTGTATAATTACAGGTGATTCAACTCAATTTCCTCAGTTCCAATCCAAAGCAGTACTGTGTAAATTTACATATATTTCATTAAATTCCTCATAAACTACCAACTTAGTATCCCTCCAAGTAGATACATTCCTTCATTCATTTCCTCATGTAAGAGCTCACCTACAAGCTCCCATGGCATCACCTCCTGTAGGAAGAGAATACAAGGCTTCCAACTCATCTCTCTCTTTATGATCTCATTCTTATAGCAAAATTCAAAGTTATTTATTATATGAGACTTTCAACAGATAAAACTTTAATACTATGGAATGAGATTCCTCTACAGTTAACAActtatgcattatatatataggaAGACAAACTTACATTTTCGGTACTCAAGTCACAAAGTTAACTAAGTTCGTGCAGAGAACACAAAGACATCAAATGGAAGAACATGAATGAAGGCAACAATCGCAGCTGCAATGCGAACCTTGGTGCCCTGCGTCCTCGAGACGAGGGTCTTCCCGATGTTCCTGACGTTGAAGACGGAGGGAGCCTTGATGTCGTACCAATCCTTCTTGGAGAAAGGGTCGACCCTGAAACAGATCCAACCGATCATCACCACTGCGAGCAACAAGGACAAGCATAGATCGAAAAAAGAGCAGCAGAAAAAAGAGGGGCATGGCATTGCAGCTTACGTCTTCTTCTTGCCTCCCTTTTTCCCCTTCGAGATCCGCTTGTTCTTCCTGCAAGGGCGATCGATATCAAAAAGAGCGACAGAGGGTAAAGAAGAAGCAGAGGAACGTCGAAGCGAGTTAGGCCGACATCCAAAACTCACCCGACAGCCatggctgctgctgccgctgccgcaacCGCAAGGAGGTTTCGGCGCGACGGGTAGCGACCGAGGGAGAGAGAATTCTACCCTAGAAACCCAGCCGCTTTTATAGTCCCGCAGTCTTATTGATCCAACGGCAGAGAATCCACTATTTGGCTTAAATCAGCACGAATCTGCAAACCGAAAAAGTACGAACTCATCCCGTTGCCGGTTCAGAATCGAACCGGTTGTAAGGTTTGATCGAACCTGATTCCTTCTATTACGATGATTATAGTTAGACGTAGGATTGCATCACAATTATGAGTCCAGATTAGGTCAGTGGTCTCGTGATAGGATCATAGCAAAGTTGGTGCGATAGCCACTGGTGGTCGGTTGGTCACCGTCACAGATTCCACCGCGATCCAATCGGAACAAGAGGGAAAGAAACCAATCGATTTCGCCCGCATCTGAAGCAACCGGCGGCAAGCGTACAAGAGAAGGAAGCATTTGGTCGACCCATCATCCATCACCGGCCTCAAGCTTGACCGCATCGATACGATCGATGTGATCGAGGACGAAGATGTTGGAGACTGTACCAGCTGGAATTAGAAGGTGCCCCCTCAAAATAAAAGTACGAAATAGCGAACGACAATGACCAGATCCGCACATCCATGCGTTTTTTGCTTGCCTCTTCCGCAAATCCCTGCCACTGACCGCTTCCTTTTATACCAGTCCTTCGCTCCGCGCCTTCTCTGGCCCTTGGAAAAGATTAGagggtaggaggaggaggaggaggagagcagcTTCTCTTGGGGATCGGAGGGCGGGCAATGGCGTTCCAGGGGACGACCACCAAGTGCATGGCATGCGACAAGACGGTGTACTTGGTCGACAAGCTCACCGCCGACAACCGCGTCTACCACAAGGCCTGCTTTAGGTGCCACCATTGCAAGGGCACCTTGAAGGTGCCTATTAGATCTCTTGCCTCTTGCGAAACCTCTATGTTCATAAGATCACGCACATCTCTGCAACTCATTTTCTTCGATTTGCAGCTGGGAAACTATAATTCCTTTGAGGGAGTCCTGTACTGCCGACCTCACTTTGATCAGCTCTTCAAGATGACCGGCAGTCTGGACAAAAGCTTTGAAGGTGATCATCACGTCTCGCATTCCTTCTCGCCACTGTGATACCTGAAACTGCCTTCGTCTTCTCTTTCCAGGGACCCCAAAGGTTGTCAAACCAGAGAAGTATGTCGATAACGAGGTAAAGTGATCGATGCATGTCGATCATCAATCTATTACTGTATCATTTGCTGCTTCTTAATCAGCTTGGACATTTTGTTTCTCTCATGATTTACTGCAGAACGCAAACAAAGTCTCCAGTGCTTTCGCTGGCACCCAAGAGAAGTGCGTTGGATGCAGCAAGACTGTTTATCCGATTGAAAGGGTAATCTCTGAAGCGCACATCCGATGAGGTTCTTAATTGTCGCAAGTATCTTAGAGTGCTGTGCCTGCTGCAGGTGACGGTCAACGGAACTGCGTACCACAAGAGCTGCTTCAAATGCTGCCATGGCGGATGCGTCATCAGCCCTTCGAACTACATCGCGCACGAGGGAAAGCTGTACTGCAAGCATCACCACATCCAGCTGTTCAAAGAGAAGGGGAACTACAGCCAGCTTGAGAACGATGAAGCAGAAGCTAAGTCGGAATCCTCTGCTGCGTAATTGATTACTGCAAACGCATCTGTTTTGTTTGCCACAGGAGTGAGTGGTATCCTTAGCTTTTGATGCATTCTAATGCGCCTTGTGTTCTATTTGAGATATGAAGGCTCCAAATATGTATAAAGAGTTGGAGTACTTCTAATTATAAGGCCGCTTTAATGTAATATGCATATCTGAGATTTTGAGGAAAATATTAAAGAATAATTATTTGGGTAGTTAGTTGATGATGATGCGAATGATGGCCGATTTGGCGCCTATATAAGAggcccactctctctctctctcatttccgCCCTTCCCTCTCTCTCCGGTGTTGAGGCTGAGATGGCCGCTCCTCTCGGGGTCCCAGGCCTATCTTCGGATCGATTCGCCCTCCCCTGCTTTGCTTCCCTCGCGCAGGCGAGATCGCTGGTACTGGACGCCCTTGTCGAGATCAAGCCCGGGGAGATCGGGATCGTTTCCGGTGTCCCTCAAGAACATCTCAACATCTCCGACGCAGGGTGACCCCTCATTCGAACCCACTGCATTATTCTAATTTTCAGTTTCTTAGATCTGTGTTATCTGTTTGGGTTTCGAGGATCGTTTGGAGTTTGCTGATAATCTTGAATCGAATAATCGAATCCCAGATATCGAGATTAGCGCTTTCATTTTTCTTTGTTCTGTTTCGATTGTCGAGATCTCGGGTTCTTGTGATGGTAGCGTGGCTTGTGAATCAAGCTTCGTGCTGATCCTAATTCATCGGAACTTAGAGGCGATTGTTTCGATTCTGATGGATGACTTGGGATATGAATCTTGATGCCGTATTTTGCGCCTTGTCTGATCGTGTCGGATAGCTTGTTCAAACATCGTTTTGATGTCAATCATCATGAAGAATCCATCCAGATCATGTGGAACCATGATTGAATACCACATCGAGCACAGAGATAATCGACTATTCTAGAGCAAATGATTGGTATGCACGCACGAAACGTATGCACACCCAAACGAGAAAGCAATTCTAGAAGAACAGTTTTGTATAACATATATACTTCTACAGTGCATTGCATCTTGGCAATAGTCCTGACGCTTGTTTAAACATGAGTTAGAACATCTCAAGGATTGTGTTCGGTGTGTTTTATGTGTGAAACAAGAAGATTAAAGTCATAGGACCACTATAGAGAATAAATATATGttgtaaattttaaattttaattttttttagtgaTCCTTGACAACAAGAGTTTATGTCATTACCCTGGTTGATGAGCTTAAATCATTGGTTGAAAATTCAAGTTAATAGttatatatttattagatttttataagtcaattttaatcttTGCTTAACTTCTGATACGGTGAATATATGGTTTAACTTAGTAGTAATGGAACTTCACGTCATGACATGTCTTTCAGTTTCGTCCAGATCTTTCCTAGTCAATCCTCTCACCATAGCTCGTAACGGGTTTGTTTCGATATTAAGTGTCACAGTCCAACTTGATATTAACTTGTTTGTTATGTTAATTTTCCATTAGCCTAGAATGCTTGCACCCATCAAACTCATATAGTCAATCGTAGTTTTTACTCAGATATAGAATTAAATTAATATAGTTTAGAATAACTGAATTAAGACCGGTTAAAAGAGGGACAACATGCAAAACAATCTAGCAGTGATCTTAAATATATCGTACTTTATCATCTTACCATTAAACTTGGGATGAGTgccttgttcatgtttgttatatAAAGGTAAATGGACACCACTGCTAACACACagtcatcttcttctttttttccgaAAGAGAATGTTAAATTTTATCAATTAACTTCTGTGTAGCGCTAGACAACAGAAAAGTAGCCACTTAATTTTTCTGGAGCAGTTTTGAATAAATTAGGACTTATTTTTCACATTCGTGCGGGTCACAATACATTCACCGGTTCAGACTGCGGCTTTGCAAATTTCTGGAGTTGGAAAGTGGAAACTGAGTTTTGTGTCAACTCAAATCAACTCAAAACCGGTTGATTTatcgttaaatctcatattttgataataaaattaattgataatatGATGATCTAATGTATGTTTTGAATGATGTGGGATTAACTTCGAtcaggagaggtaaattgattaaagcaggaagaatcagatgttgggtcggagttaaacatgtcagaatattggacatcgggccggaagaTCAGTCGATATGTCGACATAAGGTTTCGATCTAtaaattcgggtatcgggccaagaagatcgaacattacGCTAAAGAGATcgaatgttgcgagaagacaacatgctgatagGGCAATACGCTAAAGGAGATGACCATACGCCGAAGGATCGAAGCGTCGGAAGAacgaatgacatgtcggataacataggattcgattataattgattatgtctagatcgatttagtttagagtctaattgagtcagtttagaatataattaggtcaaCTTAATTaagggtcaactgggcccaaagtggaGCTGTTTTGGGTCAAGAAAATAACACATTCAATGGCCCAACAGTtgggttaggtggtggcaccatcggtccaagcggtgacaccgccagtgacttggtctccaagactatgtcaggcgatagtactgccctctctcaaactatgtaaggtggtagtaccgtccaatgtcagtgctgcagCTAATGATACCGTCAATATCCaaaaaatcggggatgagacactttttagcttcaagtttgaattcatttggggcctataaatatccttctCATTTCTGCTTATATTACACAATAATTGATAGAAAAAAAACGCTGTTATAATTTTgtaagaactcctctcaaactttaagtgttagtaaagtttaagagaggaggtagtaggtgtataaaggagaatagagttataagaaggtagttggtcttcgcgtaTGGAAGGAAGAtaattagtggatgtcgatggcctcgacggaagaggaatcaggagtggatataggtcatgacgatcgaaccattataaaactcggtttgtatttactttaagttCATTACTTTCATtgtaaactgatttcttactttcgttatataattatttttgatatcgatttttatcgaaaAGAAAATTTTTCGAACcgttactaattcacccctccccatcTTTTTAGTGCCGATTCGATCCTAACTTTAGCAACTTCATTTAACTGCCTGGCAATCGTCAGATAATCATATTattgtatttttttaattagttcATGCATTTCATAAAATCCTAATCGTAATAACACAATCACAATACACATAAATTGTATAGTACTCTCCTTAGCGTTCATTTTCTCAGCTTCAATTCcacatttaatttaaaaaaaaaacctagTGAATTTGAGCTCATTGATACCTATGTTGAGGGCAAACAGGATAACCTaacttgtaaaaaaaaatttgaactgTATTATCAAGGATAACTAAGATGTCCCATGAGCAGTTCCAATCATATTTCTTTGTAAGGATCTTTTTTGTATCAGGCTTTTGGCATCATTAGTCTAATGTGGGTATGTTTCATGTTCCATATTTAGCAGGATAAATATGTGGCCTATCAATTCAATGGTTAGTAATCCATATACAGTCTTTTGAATGTATAATTTAGACTCTGATTCAGGTTATATAACTGAATTAGCTAGTAAAGTTGAAAACTATATCAATAGCATTTTATGACGATGCCTCCTCTTTTATAAGTCCGTTAAATTTTTTGGTGTCGAGAGGGATTGAGAGAAATTTGAATGCTCTAAGATTCTAAATCAGTCTGAATATGCACGACCTATCAAACGAGTGGTTGACAATGCATATCTATTCACTTTAATACACAATTTAGATTCTGATGTAGGTTATCTTTAATAACAGCATTAGCTAGTAGGGTTAGAAATTGTATTAATGGCATTCTACGATGATGGACCGTAAGTCAATTAAGATTAATGAATGTTCTTGATTTGAATGAATATATTGGATTACAGATGAAAAATATAAGCATGTATTCGATCTTAAAACATTAGGACTTCTTATTGCTGTAGGATCTATGTTTTCTATTCTGTGGATAGCCCATGGAGGAGTTGTGTGTATTGTGGTGATCTACGCATTACCTGGCTAACATGTGTGCGACGTAAATTCTGTCGGCGTAGAGCCGCCGAGTGTCCGCATTGTCATAATTCTTCTCATGCTGTATTAATCGTTCTTCAAGGAATTTGTCATGTTTGCTATCAACTCGTCACTTCAAAGCTTGGACATTAACTGTTGGCATATTCCTTTACTTCCAATAAATACGTTTCAAGAGAGTTTTAAGGCAATGATCGAAGCATAAGAATACATTCGAATGTTTTGCTTGCGCAAACTATAGTCAAATTTCAAGACTTAATTATCTCTTGCTCTACAGGTTTGTGACCAAACATCTTTGCTAACATTTCTTTCCGCAGCCCAAATCCGGTGCAGACAGCTTAAGTAGTTGTCTACCACCAGACGAGCAAGACTAGACGGGTAATTCCTTCGAGGTGAGGTAAGGGTCAAAGGTGAGCCTTTTGCATTATATCCTtgcaaatcatatatatatatatatatatatatatatatatatatatatatatatatatagcatgattGATAATAATCTATTTAACATCATATAATTTTTTCCTATGGATGTTGAACCTAAATTCAGAGAAATAAATACAAAGAACCACCGACTTGGTAGGAAAATACATACATGCGTGTGTAACTTTGACACAAAAAATGCCCGACTCCTGTTATTCTAGTACGC encodes:
- the LOC135629096 gene encoding ADP-ribosylation factor-like protein 8b encodes the protein MGWWEALLNWLRSLFFKQEMELSLIGLQNAGKTSLVNVIATGGYCEDMIPTVGFNMRKLTKGNVTIKLWDIGGQPRFRSMWERYCRAVSAIVYVVDAADRDNLPTSRSELHDLLSKPSLSGIPLLVLGNKIDKPETMSKQGFTDEMGLRSIADREVCCFMISCKNSTNIDSVIHWLVKHSKSTN
- the LOC135629094 gene encoding small ribosomal subunit protein eS1-like: MAVGKNKRISKGKKGGKKKTVDPFSKKDWYDIKAPSVFNVRNIGKTLVSRTQGTKIASEGLKHRVFEVSLADLQNDEDQAHRKIRLRSEDVQGKNVLTNFWGMDLTTDKLRHIVRKWQTLIEAHVDVKTTDNYTLRLFCIAFTKRRPNQVKRTCYAQSSQIRQIRRKMREIMVNQATTCDLKDLVLKFIPDVIGKEIEKATSSIFPLQNVYIRKVKILKAPKFDLGKLMEVHGDFKEDVGVKVDRPAEDVQMEGESEVAGA
- the LOC135629095 gene encoding LIM domain-containing protein WLIM1-like, producing MAFQGTTTKCMACDKTVYLVDKLTADNRVYHKACFRCHHCKGTLKLGNYNSFEGVLYCRPHFDQLFKMTGSLDKSFEGTPKVVKPEKYVDNENANKVSSAFAGTQEKCVGCSKTVYPIERVTVNGTAYHKSCFKCCHGGCVISPSNYIAHEGKLYCKHHHIQLFKEKGNYSQLENDEAEAKSESSAA